The following are encoded together in the Chaetodon auriga isolate fChaAug3 chromosome 4, fChaAug3.hap1, whole genome shotgun sequence genome:
- the pdcd4a gene encoding programmed cell death protein 4a: MATEVDTWSSAPQADGMFSFDDSRAEADRPYSGDEDALNEAEVNGNWTPQEKALHEARLKAKAKRRLRKSSSRNSTSESFSESGDVAGGDPNSPKGKGNTNDRKSRTGKGRGLPKKGGAGGKGVWGAAGMVYEDEEPDVRDPNYDESAQGDTVYAKVVPEVDEKELEKMVNPIVQEYFEHGDTKEVQMLLKELNLGPHKYEFSSLAVSLSLEGKASHRELTSRLLSDLSGKLLSQSDMARAFDKMLKELPDLILDTPEAPQMLGQFIARAIADHILPMSFLDCYKGKVDCDHARVALDRAAVLLSMTREMVRLDNVWGVGGGQRPVKHLVKEMNLLLKEYLVSGDVSEAERCLRDLEVPHFHHELVYEAVVMVLESKGDTASHMMIKLLQSFWKTGLVTVDQMNRGFQRVYNELPEINLDVPHAHSIMETFVDLCYQESVITKQLRDACPSRGRKRFVSEGDGGMIKN, translated from the exons ATGGCGACCGAAGTGGATACGTGGTCCTCCGCTCCGCAAGCCGACG GGATGTTCTCTTTCGACGACAGCCGGGCAGAGGCCGACCGTCCCTACAGCGGCGACGAGGACGCGCTGAACGAGGCGGAGGTGAACGGGAACTGGACGCCCCAGGAGAAGGCGCTCCACGAGGCGCGGCTCAAGGCCAAAGCCAAACGTCGCCTGCGCAAGTCCTCCTCCCGCAACTCCACCAGCGAGTCCTTCTCCGAGTCGGGAGATGTGGCGGGAGGCGACCCGAACAGTCCGAAGGGCAAAGGCAACACCAACGACCGCAAGTCCAGGACGGGCAAAGGCCGAGGGCTGCCCAAAAAAG GTGGGGCAGGTGGTAAAGGAGTTTGGGGGGCTGCTGGGATGGTTTATGAAGACGAGGAGCCGGACGTACGGGACCCCAACTATGACGAGTCTGCTCAG GGGGACACGGTTTATGCTAAAGTTGTTCCCGAGGTGGAcgagaaggagctggagaagatgGTCAACCCGATTGTTCAGGAGTACTTTGAACACGGAGACACTAAGGAGGTGCAG atgttgctgaaggagctcaACCTGGGCCCACATAAGTACGAGTTCTCCTCCCTGGCCGTGTCGCTGTCCCTGGAGGGCAAAGCCAGCCACCGAGAGCTGACCTCCCGCCTGCTGTCGGACCTGTCGGggaagctgctgtcacagagcGACATGGCGCGCGCCTTCGACAAGATGCTCAAAGAGCTGCCAGACCTCATTCTGGACACGCCGGAGGCTCCGCAG ATGTTGGGCCAGTTCATAGCCCGAGCCATCGCGGACCACATCCTCCCCATGTCGTTCCTGGACTGTTACAAAGGCAAAGTGGACTGTGACCATGCCAG AGTGGCGTTGGACCGCGCCGCCGTGCTGCTCAGCATGACGAGGGAGATGGTTCGCCTGGATAACGTGTGGGGCGTCGGCGGAGGCCAGAGACCTGTCAAACATCTCGTCAAAGAG ATGAACCTCCTCCTCAAGGAGTACCTGGTGTCAGGAGACGTGTCGGAGGCGGAGCGCTGCCTGCGGGACCTGGAGGTCCCACACTTCCACCACGAGCTGGTCTATGAG GCGGTAGTGATGGTGCTGGAGTCAAAAGGAGACACTGCCAGTCACATGATGATAAAGCTGCTGCAGTCCTTCTGGAAAACAGGCCTCGTCACTGTGGACCAGATGAACAGG GGCTTCCAGCGCGTCTATAACGAGCTCCCTGAAATCAACCTTGATGTGCCACATGCTCACTCCATCATGGAGACCTTTGTGGACCTCTGCTACCAGGAGTCTGTCATCACCAAACAGCTGAGGGACGCCTGTCCCTCCAG AGGGAGGAAGCGTTTTGTAAGCGAAGGAGATGGAGGCATGATCAAGAACTAa
- the LOC143318871 gene encoding uncharacterized protein LOC143318871 isoform X1: protein MVETKAELKSVTNERISGERRVICHHVTSVWTFSQVTTGGRVKGEIVSLVWFKMAAAAPLLVKSCNKDCRSADSQREQLNLTELDSLTSAASSLSLWSRAMLCFVHQVVKHHGGSASRPVVSPKYCPGVNNNPGYLCETGHCCGETGCCTYYYELWWFWLLWTVLILFSCFCAYRHRRAKQRIQQQQRQREINLIAYNGACNYPSSMLDLSFLASFKLPSYEEVAAQPSTPPPPYSSVFALQGGAMGGPSSSYPHHHHHRHPCPPYLGPGPGPSGLTSSQSSDNYTSCSCESCSLTSPSSTSFSVQVTDETYDSSRMSTPSEAGGDCVIPRVVANFAPTPSPPPSSQVPPDVIPAVTPDVIPVQRRSSNGSEGVSPLAPPLSLPLHSRPSHPSRLPLSPLILLSSLPPGQVHPLVLSDPLGAVAVQKEKEEESSPCGPPPRPALSPPKQALFSSNVAVFTHCVSKEEQKREKEEEEEEEEDEEDHFRHRRLTGDSGIEVCRCHVKREEEEELQKGPGGKGGKEAAKEAQRPEVLHDSVDCSLRAKAAVQSPLLNDCAEQRGHVSSSSSIIIQKTGEAIITVETS, encoded by the exons atggtggagaccaaagctgAGCTAAAATCAGTCACGAATGAGCGAATCTCAGGTGAGAGGCGAGTCATTTGTCATCACGTGACTTCAGTATGGACGTTCAGTCAGGTGACAACAGGTGGTCGTGTAAAGGGGGAGATTGTAAGCCTTGTTTGGTTCAAGATGgccgctgctgctcctcttctggTTAAAAGCTGTAATAAAGACTGTAGGTCAGCGGACAGTCAGAGGGAACAGCTTAACCTCACCGAGCTCGACAGCCTCACCTCTGCGgcctcttcactgtcactgtggtCACGTGCGATGCTGTGTTTCGTCCACCAGGTGGTGAAGCATCACGGGGGTTCTGCTAGCCGACCTGTTGTCAGTCCCAAGTACTGTCCCGGCGTCAACAACAATCCAGGTTACCTGTGTGAGACAGGGCACTGCTGCGGAGAGACGGGCTGCTGCACCTACTATTACGAACTGTGGT ggTTCTGGCTGCTGTGGACGGTGCTCATCctcttcagctgtttctgtgcgTACCGTCACCGCCGGGCCAAGCAGaggatccagcagcagcagaggcagagggagatcAACCTGATCGCCTACAACGGAGCCTGCAACTACCCGTCCTCCATGCTGGACCTCA gTTTTCTGGCTTCCTTCAAGCTGCCCTCCTACGAGGAGGTGGCAGCGCAGCCCAGCACCCCTCCTCCACCTTACAGCTCCGTCTTCGCCCTGCAGGGAGGTGCCATGGGGGGTCCTAGCTCCTCTTacccccatcaccaccaccaccgtcacCCCTGCCCCCCCTACCTGGGCCCTGGTCCCGGTCCCAGTGGCCTGACTTCCTCCCAGAGTTCGGACAACTACACCAGCTGCTCCTGCGAGTCGTGctccctcacctccccctcCAGCACCTCCTTCTCTGTCCAGGTGACGGACGAGACGTATGACAGCAGCCGCATGTCCACGCCCAGTGAAGCGGGGGGCGACTGCGTCATACCAAGGGTTGTGGCCAACTTCGCACCGACTCCTTCGCCACCTCCTTCATCGCAAGTTCCACCCGACGTGATACCTGCGGTCACTCCAGATGTCATACCTGTCCAAAGACGGTCCTCTAATGGAAGCGAAGGAGTCTCACCTTTggcgcctcctctctctctccctttacACTCTCGTCCCTCACATCCTTCTCGCCTCCCGCTGTCTCCCCTCATTCTGCTATCTTCCCTCCCTCCCGGTCAAGTCCACCCTCTCGTCCTCTCAGACCCACTGGGAGCTGTGGCCGttcagaaggagaaagaagaggagtcCTCGCCTTGTGGTCCGCCCCCCCGGCCCGCTCTGTCTCCCCCCAAACAGGCGCTCTTCTCCTCAAACGTGGCTGTTTTCACGCATTGCGTCAGCAAAGAGGAGCAAAAAcgagaaaaggaagaggaggaagaggaagaagaagatgaggaggatcATTTCCGGCATCGGCGGCTAACGGGCGACTCGGGCATCGAGGTGTGCCGCTGCCAcgtgaagagagaggaggaagaggagctgcagaaggGGCCTGGTGGtaagggagggaaggaggccGCGAAGGAGGCGCAGAGGCCAGAAGTGCTGCACGACAGCGTGGACTGTTCCCTCCGAGCGAAGGCTGCCGTTCAGTCGCCGCTCCTGAACGACTGCGCCGAGCAGCGCGGCCAcgtctcctcatcctccagcaTCATCATCCAGAAGACGGGCGAGGCCATCATCACGGTGGAGACCTCGTAA
- the LOC143318871 gene encoding uncharacterized protein LOC143318871 isoform X3, whose translation MSDEVVKMTMSLQGLDGTEAATVSVSQKEADVHTVNKVVKHHGGSASRPVVSPKYCPGVNNNPGYLCETGHCCGETGCCTYYYELWWFWLLWTVLILFSCFCAYRHRRAKQRIQQQQRQREINLIAYNGACNYPSSMLDLSFLASFKLPSYEEVAAQPSTPPPPYSSVFALQGGAMGGPSSSYPHHHHHRHPCPPYLGPGPGPSGLTSSQSSDNYTSCSCESCSLTSPSSTSFSVQVTDETYDSSRMSTPSEAGGDCVIPRVVANFAPTPSPPPSSQVPPDVIPAVTPDVIPVQRRSSNGSEGVSPLAPPLSLPLHSRPSHPSRLPLSPLILLSSLPPGQVHPLVLSDPLGAVAVQKEKEEESSPCGPPPRPALSPPKQALFSSNVAVFTHCVSKEEQKREKEEEEEEEEDEEDHFRHRRLTGDSGIEVCRCHVKREEEEELQKGPGGKGGKEAAKEAQRPEVLHDSVDCSLRAKAAVQSPLLNDCAEQRGHVSSSSSIIIQKTGEAIITVETS comes from the exons atgtcGGATGAGGTAGTGAAG ATGACCATGTCCCTGCAGGGCCTGGACGGGACCGAAGCCGCCACG GTGTCTGTTTCTCAGAAGGAGGCTGACGTGCACACAGTCAATAAG GTGGTGAAGCATCACGGGGGTTCTGCTAGCCGACCTGTTGTCAGTCCCAAGTACTGTCCCGGCGTCAACAACAATCCAGGTTACCTGTGTGAGACAGGGCACTGCTGCGGAGAGACGGGCTGCTGCACCTACTATTACGAACTGTGGT ggTTCTGGCTGCTGTGGACGGTGCTCATCctcttcagctgtttctgtgcgTACCGTCACCGCCGGGCCAAGCAGaggatccagcagcagcagaggcagagggagatcAACCTGATCGCCTACAACGGAGCCTGCAACTACCCGTCCTCCATGCTGGACCTCA gTTTTCTGGCTTCCTTCAAGCTGCCCTCCTACGAGGAGGTGGCAGCGCAGCCCAGCACCCCTCCTCCACCTTACAGCTCCGTCTTCGCCCTGCAGGGAGGTGCCATGGGGGGTCCTAGCTCCTCTTacccccatcaccaccaccaccgtcacCCCTGCCCCCCCTACCTGGGCCCTGGTCCCGGTCCCAGTGGCCTGACTTCCTCCCAGAGTTCGGACAACTACACCAGCTGCTCCTGCGAGTCGTGctccctcacctccccctcCAGCACCTCCTTCTCTGTCCAGGTGACGGACGAGACGTATGACAGCAGCCGCATGTCCACGCCCAGTGAAGCGGGGGGCGACTGCGTCATACCAAGGGTTGTGGCCAACTTCGCACCGACTCCTTCGCCACCTCCTTCATCGCAAGTTCCACCCGACGTGATACCTGCGGTCACTCCAGATGTCATACCTGTCCAAAGACGGTCCTCTAATGGAAGCGAAGGAGTCTCACCTTTggcgcctcctctctctctccctttacACTCTCGTCCCTCACATCCTTCTCGCCTCCCGCTGTCTCCCCTCATTCTGCTATCTTCCCTCCCTCCCGGTCAAGTCCACCCTCTCGTCCTCTCAGACCCACTGGGAGCTGTGGCCGttcagaaggagaaagaagaggagtcCTCGCCTTGTGGTCCGCCCCCCCGGCCCGCTCTGTCTCCCCCCAAACAGGCGCTCTTCTCCTCAAACGTGGCTGTTTTCACGCATTGCGTCAGCAAAGAGGAGCAAAAAcgagaaaaggaagaggaggaagaggaagaagaagatgaggaggatcATTTCCGGCATCGGCGGCTAACGGGCGACTCGGGCATCGAGGTGTGCCGCTGCCAcgtgaagagagaggaggaagaggagctgcagaaggGGCCTGGTGGtaagggagggaaggaggccGCGAAGGAGGCGCAGAGGCCAGAAGTGCTGCACGACAGCGTGGACTGTTCCCTCCGAGCGAAGGCTGCCGTTCAGTCGCCGCTCCTGAACGACTGCGCCGAGCAGCGCGGCCAcgtctcctcatcctccagcaTCATCATCCAGAAGACGGGCGAGGCCATCATCACGGTGGAGACCTCGTAA
- the LOC143318871 gene encoding uncharacterized protein LOC143318871 isoform X2 gives MDPEKTLTFCLGLKAEEMTMSLQGLDGTEAATVSVSQKEADVHTVNKVVKHHGGSASRPVVSPKYCPGVNNNPGYLCETGHCCGETGCCTYYYELWWFWLLWTVLILFSCFCAYRHRRAKQRIQQQQRQREINLIAYNGACNYPSSMLDLSFLASFKLPSYEEVAAQPSTPPPPYSSVFALQGGAMGGPSSSYPHHHHHRHPCPPYLGPGPGPSGLTSSQSSDNYTSCSCESCSLTSPSSTSFSVQVTDETYDSSRMSTPSEAGGDCVIPRVVANFAPTPSPPPSSQVPPDVIPAVTPDVIPVQRRSSNGSEGVSPLAPPLSLPLHSRPSHPSRLPLSPLILLSSLPPGQVHPLVLSDPLGAVAVQKEKEEESSPCGPPPRPALSPPKQALFSSNVAVFTHCVSKEEQKREKEEEEEEEEDEEDHFRHRRLTGDSGIEVCRCHVKREEEEELQKGPGGKGGKEAAKEAQRPEVLHDSVDCSLRAKAAVQSPLLNDCAEQRGHVSSSSSIIIQKTGEAIITVETS, from the exons ATGGATCCAGAGAAAACGTTGACGTTCTGCCTCGGGCTGAAGGCTGAGGAG ATGACCATGTCCCTGCAGGGCCTGGACGGGACCGAAGCCGCCACG GTGTCTGTTTCTCAGAAGGAGGCTGACGTGCACACAGTCAATAAG GTGGTGAAGCATCACGGGGGTTCTGCTAGCCGACCTGTTGTCAGTCCCAAGTACTGTCCCGGCGTCAACAACAATCCAGGTTACCTGTGTGAGACAGGGCACTGCTGCGGAGAGACGGGCTGCTGCACCTACTATTACGAACTGTGGT ggTTCTGGCTGCTGTGGACGGTGCTCATCctcttcagctgtttctgtgcgTACCGTCACCGCCGGGCCAAGCAGaggatccagcagcagcagaggcagagggagatcAACCTGATCGCCTACAACGGAGCCTGCAACTACCCGTCCTCCATGCTGGACCTCA gTTTTCTGGCTTCCTTCAAGCTGCCCTCCTACGAGGAGGTGGCAGCGCAGCCCAGCACCCCTCCTCCACCTTACAGCTCCGTCTTCGCCCTGCAGGGAGGTGCCATGGGGGGTCCTAGCTCCTCTTacccccatcaccaccaccaccgtcacCCCTGCCCCCCCTACCTGGGCCCTGGTCCCGGTCCCAGTGGCCTGACTTCCTCCCAGAGTTCGGACAACTACACCAGCTGCTCCTGCGAGTCGTGctccctcacctccccctcCAGCACCTCCTTCTCTGTCCAGGTGACGGACGAGACGTATGACAGCAGCCGCATGTCCACGCCCAGTGAAGCGGGGGGCGACTGCGTCATACCAAGGGTTGTGGCCAACTTCGCACCGACTCCTTCGCCACCTCCTTCATCGCAAGTTCCACCCGACGTGATACCTGCGGTCACTCCAGATGTCATACCTGTCCAAAGACGGTCCTCTAATGGAAGCGAAGGAGTCTCACCTTTggcgcctcctctctctctccctttacACTCTCGTCCCTCACATCCTTCTCGCCTCCCGCTGTCTCCCCTCATTCTGCTATCTTCCCTCCCTCCCGGTCAAGTCCACCCTCTCGTCCTCTCAGACCCACTGGGAGCTGTGGCCGttcagaaggagaaagaagaggagtcCTCGCCTTGTGGTCCGCCCCCCCGGCCCGCTCTGTCTCCCCCCAAACAGGCGCTCTTCTCCTCAAACGTGGCTGTTTTCACGCATTGCGTCAGCAAAGAGGAGCAAAAAcgagaaaaggaagaggaggaagaggaagaagaagatgaggaggatcATTTCCGGCATCGGCGGCTAACGGGCGACTCGGGCATCGAGGTGTGCCGCTGCCAcgtgaagagagaggaggaagaggagctgcagaaggGGCCTGGTGGtaagggagggaaggaggccGCGAAGGAGGCGCAGAGGCCAGAAGTGCTGCACGACAGCGTGGACTGTTCCCTCCGAGCGAAGGCTGCCGTTCAGTCGCCGCTCCTGAACGACTGCGCCGAGCAGCGCGGCCAcgtctcctcatcctccagcaTCATCATCCAGAAGACGGGCGAGGCCATCATCACGGTGGAGACCTCGTAA